From a single Miscanthus floridulus cultivar M001 chromosome 8, ASM1932011v1, whole genome shotgun sequence genomic region:
- the LOC136476539 gene encoding uncharacterized protein: protein MYKELDKDKKTFTLIHCWNKLKEQDKWKAKMVELAEHEKLAGKKKQKVNMDSTPRNVEATNTEDVTEIAAPESEARKRPQGVKKAKAALRQGGGETCMEALDKMWAKKEAFDMEREKKKEERFLASLELEKKRLTLEEKKAEADLIKEEKEIMSVDMSSLTPLQKQYYETMQQKIIASRLAN, encoded by the coding sequence ATGTACAAGGAAttagacaaggacaagaagacatTTACTCTTATACATTGTTGGAACAaattgaaggaacaagacaagtGGAAAGCCAAGATGGTGGAACTGGCCGAGCATGAGAAGCTAGCAGGCAAGAAAAAACAGAAGGTTAACATGGACTCGACGCCAAGGAATGTAGAAGCCACAAACACTGAAGATGTCACGGAGATTGCAGCTCCAGAATCCGAAGCAAGGAAAAGGCCACAGGGTGTGAAGAAGGCAAAAGCAGCTCTTAGGCAAGGAGGTGGCGAAACTTGCATGGAGGCTTTGGACAAAATGTGGGCAAAGAAGGAGGCTTTTGACatggagagagagaagaagaaagaggagagGTTCCTGGCTTCACTTGAGCTAGAGAAGAAGCGACTCACATTAGAAGAAAAAAAAGCTGAAGCAGACTTGATCAAAGAGGAAAAAGAAATAATGTCAGTGGACATGAGCTCCCTCACTCCGCTGCAGAAGCAGTACTACGAGACGATGCAGCAGAAGATCATCGCTTCGCGTTTGGCAAATTAA